The genomic window CACTCAAGCAATAACTGTTTTTCTTCCTTTTCAGTCAATAAAGACAGTTCAGAAATATGAGCTTGAGGCTTACTAATAATATCCCTTAAAAGTACCTGAAAATGACCTAACATACGGGCGATCATTTCAGCCTCAAACAGATCAAGACTATATTCGACCACCGCTAACAGTCCCGTTTCCCGTTCTACTAGATGCCAAGTCATATCAAACTTAGTAGACTGGGTATCGATCCAAGACTGAGAGAGACTTAACCCAGGGATAGCCAGTTCAGGAGAAAGAGCATTTTGTAGTTGATAGGCTTCATTTTGTACTTGAAACATTACCTGAAATAGAGGATTATGACTTTCATCCCGTTCAGGTTGCAGGGTGTCTACTAACTTGGCAAAGGGTAAATCTTGATGTTGGTACGCTTGGGAAGTTGTCTGTTTAACTTGCTTCAATAAAGCTACAAAAGAAGGATTACCAGATAAATCACTGCGTAAAACCAACGTATTAACAAAAAAACCAATTAATGGCTCCGTTTCCGCCCAATTTCGATTAGCAATAGGCGAACCGACTACAATATCATTCTGACCACTATAACGATGGAGTAAAATTTTAAAGGCAGTCAACAGGGTCATAAATAAAGTGACTCCCTGCTGACGACTCAGGGTTTTTAGCGCATTAGTTAACGCTTTATCCAGAGTAAAAGATTGAATGCCACCTCGCAACGTCGGTACATGAGGACGAGGGTAGTCTGTGGGAAGATTAAGCACAGAAACATTAGCTAATTGTTTCTTCCAATAGTCTAAGTGTGCTTGTAACTCTTCTCCTGCTAACCATTGTCTTTGCCAGGCTGCAAAATCACTGTATTGAATAGATAACTCAGGTAAAGAAACGGACTCACCCGAAGAAAATGCTTTGTAAACAGTCGCTAACTCTTTTAACAAAATACCCCTTGACCAACCATCGGCAATAATATGGTGAAGAACAACCAATACAGTCGATTTTTGGGGACTTAATTGAAGCAACCACACCCGTAATAATAAATCTTCTGCTAAGTTAAAAGGTTGTTTTGCTGCTTTGTTTTCCAAATACTTTACTTCTTTTTCTCGTTTCTTTTCTGGTAATTGTTGTAAATCAATTTTTGGAACTGTTAACGTTAAATTAGGGATTATTTCGACAATAGGGTTCCCCTCAACGGCCATAAACCTTGTTTTTAAAGACTCATGACGCTTAATAATTGTATTAAAACTTTTTTCTAAAATAGTATGATCAAGACTTCCCGTAAACTGCCAGGCGATCGCAATATTATAGGCAGGACTTTCAGGATCTAGTTGATGTAGAAACCATAATCTTTCTTGGGCTAAAGACAGCGGTATATTCTCATAATTTTGCCGTTTAGGAATAGTTTGCTGGGGAATTTGTAGATTTTTTTCTTTTAATTGTTGCTCAAAAATTGCCCGTTTTTCAGGAGGTAAAGCAGCAATTCGTTGTTTTAAAGCTTCTAAATTTGTTTTTTTTCCAGACATTTAATTTCAATAAAATTATTGTTACTAATTGTTTGAGGAAACAAGCTAAACTCGATCTGACTTTTAACCTGAGTTCGACGGAAGAGAATCTATGGAGAACTGATATTAAATCTCTTTGAATACTATACTTGATAGTAGGGTAAGCAGGGGGAGCAGAGGAGGAAGGGTTTGCAGTCATGATTTTAATGATGAGTCATTAAGCGTATTTCATATCAGGTAATGAAAGGATTAATCCTCTGTCTTGAAAAGGAAAAGTAAACTAGCAGTCAACGCCAACCCACTCCCCACCAAAAAAGGAGCTTGAGGATTCACCTGTTGCCACAAGAAACCGGCTAAGAGACTTGCAGGTAACAAAACGATACCAATGACTAAATTAATAACACCAAAGGCAGTCCCACGCAACTCTCCAGGGGCAAGGTCAGCCACCAACGCCAACAAAATACCTTGACTCATGCCCAAATATATACCATAAAGCGCAAACAGCCCCCAAATTTGTCCAGGTCGATCAGCTAAAGCAAAACCGAGATAAACCAAAGAAAATAACCAGAATGCCCCAATAAGTAACCCTTTTCTACCGATACGATCAGACAGTAACCCCAAGGGATAGGCACTCAACAGATAGGAAAAATTCATAATAATCATGGATAAAGGAACCCAGGAAGCAGCAATACCTACCTGTTGGGCTTTTAACAGTAAAAACGCATCGCTGAAGTTTCCTAAATTAAAGACAACCGCCACCCCCACCAAAACCCAGTAACCCTGACCTAATTGTTTAATTCCATGCCATTGAATTTTATGACCCTGTTTTCTCTCTGGGGAATGAGGTTCTCGAATGCCTTTAACCAGTAAACTAACTGATAAAATCCCTGGTATCAGGGCAACCCAAAACACCAAACGAAAATTTTGCTCCCAGATTAATAAAATGAGGGTTGCTGCAATCGGACCAGAAAAGGCCCCAAAGGTATCGAGGGTTTGACGTAAGCCATAGGCAGCCCCCCGTTGATTGATTGGGGTCACATCCGCCACCAGAGCGTTTCGGGGAGCCACCCGAATCCCTTTCCCCAGGCGATCGCCAAACCGAGCGATTAACACCCAAAAGGGGCTATTAGCCAGGGCAAATAGGGGAATAATAGCTGCTGAGAGTCCATATCCGAGCATAGTCAGTTCTTTGCGTCGTCCCCAATAATCACTCAAAGCCCCTGAAAATAGTTTTAAAACCGAGGCGGTGGATTCGGCGATCCCTTCAATTAATCCCACGGTACTTAAGTTAGCCCCTAAAACAGACACCAAAAATAGGGGTAGAACGGATTGAATGGCTTTGCTGCCAAAATCGGTAAATAGGCTAACTAAACCTAAGATCCAGACGTTAGGATGGATGTTTTGAGACGACTTGATTAATCTCATCTGAAAGTTTGTTAATTAGGAACAGTATAGTTAATCGGAAGTTTTGCTCTACGAGAA from Crocosphaera subtropica ATCC 51142 includes these protein-coding regions:
- a CDS encoding MFS transporter, which translates into the protein MRLIKSSQNIHPNVWILGLVSLFTDFGSKAIQSVLPLFLVSVLGANLSTVGLIEGIAESTASVLKLFSGALSDYWGRRKELTMLGYGLSAAIIPLFALANSPFWVLIARFGDRLGKGIRVAPRNALVADVTPINQRGAAYGLRQTLDTFGAFSGPIAATLILLIWEQNFRLVFWVALIPGILSVSLLVKGIREPHSPERKQGHKIQWHGIKQLGQGYWVLVGVAVVFNLGNFSDAFLLLKAQQVGIAASWVPLSMIIMNFSYLLSAYPLGLLSDRIGRKGLLIGAFWLFSLVYLGFALADRPGQIWGLFALYGIYLGMSQGILLALVADLAPGELRGTAFGVINLVIGIVLLPASLLAGFLWQQVNPQAPFLVGSGLALTASLLFLFKTED